GGCAGCAGGGCGGGCCATTCGCGGTACAGCAGGTGGGAGCCGCCCGCGTGGTGGAAGACGTACAGGCGCAGAGGCTGGTCGGAGTGCATGCCGGTCCCCCTCACGCGGCCACGGCGGCGGGCACGGGCGCGCCGTCGTGGGACTCGGTGAACGCGGGGGCGACCTCGGCGGCGAAGAGTTCCATCGCGCGCTCGGCCCGCTCGTAGGGCACGTGCCCGGGGTTGAACTGCAGGCTCAGGCAGATGTCCGCGCCGTACCAGCCGCGGATCGTCTCGATCTGGGCGCGGACGTCGGCGGGCGTGCCGGCCAGCACCTTGTGGTCGGCGAGTGCCTTGTCGAAGTCGTAGGCGCGCGCCTTCTCGACGAACTTCTCGTAGCCCGGGTACTGCTCCGAGCGGGCCTCGGCCCACGAGGCCACGGCGCCGGCCATCATCTCGACGTAGTTGCGCTCGTTGGTGCGGGCGTCGGCGAGCGCCACCTCGCGGTCCTCGCCGAGGTAGCAGGTGTACTTGATCTGGATGCGGCCCGGGCCCTCGTGGCCCGCGGCGCTGCGGGCGGCGCGGTAGGCGGTGGTCATCCCGATCAGCTGCTCACGGCTGGTCACCGAGGGCACGACCTGGAGGTGGTGGCCCCGGGCGCCGGCCAGCGCGCAGGACTCGGCGCTGGTCGCGGACGCCACGAACACCGGCGGGTGCGGGTGCTGGTGGGGGCGGGGGAAGCCGGTGACGGGGCCGAAGCGGTGCACCTCGCCCTCGAAGCGGACCTCCTCGCCGCTCCACAGGGCGGTGCACGCGTCGACGACCTCGGTGAACCGGGTGCGGCTCTCCTCCATCGGCACGCCGAACAGCTCGAACTCGTCGGGCAGGAAGCCGCGGCCGAAGCCGACGTCGAGGCGGCCGTGCGAGAGGTTGTCGAGCAGCGCCAGGCGCGCCGCCGTCTGCACCGGGTGCGCGAACGAGGCGATGACGGCGCCGGTGACCAGACGGATGCGGCTGGTGCGCGCCGCGGCGGCGGTCAGGAACACGACCGGGTCGGGGCTGTAACCGCCGTACGGGGAGCCGTAGTGCTCCACCGTCTGCACGTGTTCGAAGTCGAGGGCCTCGGCCAGTTCGACCAGCCGAAGGCTTTCGTCGTAATAGGTGCTCGCACTCTTCTTCGCCGGATCGATGACCGGGAAGAAGTTCACGCCGAATTTCATGGGGGCTCCGTCTGGTGGTCCTTTTCCGGTTTCCCGGAAAACCATGGGCAGCTCTTCGGCTATCGGACCTTAGACGGTGCGGCGTGGCCGCGGGGCGTACGCGAGCGTCTCTCAAGGAGCTGTGGGTGCGGCCTCGAGGTGCTGTGCGGGGTCGGACCGGGAAATCAGATCCCACCAGTGACCGAGGGTGGGCCGGGCCATCAGCTCGGGAAAGCCCACCTCGATGCCGCGCCGGTGCCATGCGGAGATCAGCCGCATCGTGTTGATCGAGTCCAGCCCGTGGTCGACCAGATCGCCTTGGTCGTCGGGGAGTTCGGAGGGGTCGAGCTGCATGGCGCCGGCCACCATCTGACGCAGCAGCTGCCGGGTCAGCGGGTCGGCCGCGGCCGGCACGTCGTGCTTTCCACCGTTTTCCATGGGGCCGAAGCTAATGGCGCCGGGAATCTTCCGGAAGGCACTTCGAGACCCTCTCCCGAAAGGGTCAGGTCCGCGTCAGTGCCGTGTCAGGAAGCGACACGTGGAGAACTGCTCGAAGACTACTGGAAGATGACGGGCCGAAAGTTCGCGAGGGGCTACGGTTCGACTCGCTCCACGCTTGTCAGGAAAGGACAGGAATCCGTTCTGCGGCGCAATATCGACGCTCATCGGATACCGGTACGGAGGAGACCATGAAGATTCAGGTTCTGGGTCCGCTGAGTGCCGCCGTCAACGGGATGTCGATCGTTCCGACGGCGGCCAAGCCACGGCAGATCCTCGCACTGCTCGCGCTCTACCCGGGGCGGGTCGTACCCGTCCCCACGCTCATGGAGGAGGTCTGGGGCACCGAGCTGCCGCAGAGCGCGCTCACCACCCTGCAGACGTACATACTCCAGCTCCGTCGCCGCCTGGGCACCGCCATGGGGCCGGGGGTGCCGGGCGCCGCCAAGGACGTACTGGCCACGCGGCACGGCGGCTACCTGCTCCAGGTCCCGTCCGACGCCGTCGACGTGCACGAGTACGAGCGTCTGGTGGGCGAGGCCCAGCAGGCCTCCGACGAGGGCGAGGACGAGAAGGCCGCCGCCACCTACCGGCAGGCCCTCGGCCTGTGGGAGGGCCCCGCGCTCGTCGACGTGCGGGTCGGGCCCATCCTGACGATCGAGGTGATGCGCCTGGAGGAGAGCCGGCTCGTCACCCGCGAGCGGCGCATCGACGCCGACCTGCGCCTGGGCCGGCACGTCGAGGTCATCGCCGAGCTCACCGACCTGATCGCCCGTCACCCGCAGCACGAGGGCCTGCACTCGCAGGCGATGGTCGCCCTGTACCGCTCGGGCCGGCAGGCCAGTGCGCTCGACGTCTACCAGCGGCTGCGGCGCCGCCTCATCGAGGAGCTCGGTGTCGAACCCGCCCCCCAGCTCCAGCGGCTGCACCAGGCGATGCTCGCCGTGGACCCGCAGCTCGACGTCATGAGCGGCCCGCGCCGTTCCTCGACCTTCGACCTGTACGCCGCCTGACGGGCCGTCCGATGACGCCGGCGGCGGGACCCGACGAGGAGTTCGAGCCGTTCTCCAGGGAACGCGCGGAGGCTGGAGTGCCATGGACGTAAGGCTGTACTGCTTCGCGCACGCCGGCGCCGGGGTGTCGGGTTTCGGCCGCTGGCCGCGGCGCTGCGGCCCCGGGGTCGAGGTCGTCCCGGTGCTGCTGCCCGGGCGCGACTCGCGCCGCCACGAGACGCGGCCGACCGGGCGGCGGGCGCTGCTCGACGCCCTGTTCGACGACATCGCCGCTGCGGCCTCGGACGGCCCGTACGTGTTCTACGGGCACAGCCTCGGCGGCATGGTCGCCCACACCCTGACCCGGGCCCTGCTCGACGCGGGGCTGCCCGGGCCGCGGCTGCTCGCGGTCGGAGCCTGCCCCGCCCCGCACACCGTGCGGCCCCCGGCCGCGTCCGACGACGACATCAGCGACGAGCAGCTCCTGCGCTTCGTGGGCGACGTCGGCTCCGCGCCCGGCGGGACCCTCGCCGAGCCCGACAGCGTCTGGCACCGCGCCGTCCTGCCCGTGCTGCGCGACGACCTCAGGCTGGCCCGCTCCCTGCGCGCCGCCGCCCTCGACGCCCCAGGGCGCCTCCCCGTGCCCGTGCTCGCCGTCGGCGGCAGCCACGACCCGGTCGTGACACCGCAGGCGCTCGACGCCTGGCGGCAGTGGACCGACGGCACCTTCGTGCGCCGCACCGTGCCGGGCGACCACTTCTTCGTACGCGGCCCCGAACTGCCCCGGCTCGTCGGACGCGCTTGCCGGGTGGTCGCCCGGATCGACGCGGCCGCCGCCCCGACGCCCCTGGGCGCGCCGTGACCCGGGCGCAGAACACCGACGTCTGCGTCGTCGGCGCGGGCCCGGCCGGCCTCGCCCTGAGCCTGATGCTGCTGCGCTCCGGCGTCGCCGTCACCCTGCTCGAGAAGTCCCGGTCCTTCGCCCGCGACTTCCACGGCGAGATCCTGCAACCCGGCGGCCAGCGGATCCTCGACGAACTCGGCGTGCTCGACGCGGCACGCTCCCGAGGGGACCGCGCCCTGCGCGGATTCCAGGTCCTCGAACGCGACCGGCTGCTCCTCGACATCGACTACACCCGCCTGGACGCCCCCTACGGCCGGCTCCTCGCCCTGCCCCAGCGGCACCTGCTGGAGACCCTGCTCGCGGCCTGCCGCACCCAGCCCGGCTTCACCTACCGGGACGGACACCGGCTCTCGACGCTGACCGAGGAGGACGGCCGCCGCACGGGAGCCGTCGCCAAAGGCCCCGACGGGCGTCCGCTCACCGTGCGCGCCCGCGTCGTCGTGGGCGCCGACGGACGCTTCTCGCGCACCCGCGCCCTCGCCGGCATCGACGCCGGACGCACCGAGACCTTCGACCAGGACCTCGTGTGGTGTTCCGTGCCCGCGCCCGGCCGCACCACCCGGCACGTCCGCGTCCACCGCGCCGAGGGCACCGCCGTCCTCGTCCACGACACCCACCCCGACCGCATCCGCATCGGCTGGACCCTGCCGCACCGGTCCTGGCCCGCCGTCGCCGAACGGGGCATCGGCGCGGTGAAGGACCGACTGGCCGCCGCCGTACCGGAGTTCGCCGATCTCGTCACCGAGCACCTCACCGGCCTGTCGGACCTCAAGCTGCTCGACGTGTTCGCCGCCCGTGCCCCGCGGTGGTCCCGCGACGGACTCGTCCTCCTCGGGGACAGCGCCCACACCCACGGACCGCTCGGCGCCCAGGGCGTCAACCTCGCCCTCCAGGACGCCGCCGCCCTGCACCCCGTCCTCGTCGAGGCCCTGCGCGCGGGCGACACGAGCCACGCCCGCCTGGCCCGCTTCCAGGAGCTGCGCGCGCCCGCCGCCGACGCGGTGACCCGCGCCCAGCGCCTCCAGGCCAAGGCGTTCTTCGGGACCGCGGGACGCGCCGCCACGCTGGCCAGGGCGGCCGCCGCCCACCTCGTCACCCGGACCCCGATCGGCGCCCGCATCACCGCCAAGGTGGCCTACGGGGCCGCCCCCGTCCACGTTCGGACGGACCTGTTCACGCACCCCGAGCCCGTCCCGACCGGCACGGGCGCCGCGGACCCCGCACGCCACGCGTCCCGTGCCGTCCACGCGAGAAAGGTGCACGATGACCACCGCTCCTAGCGTCCCGCGCCCCGTCACCCGCCCCACCGCACCGGCACCGTCGTCGTTCCCCGCCCTCGTCACCACCACACAGGTCGTCCGGGCCGTCGCCGACGCCGCGCGGCGGCGCCAGCGCGTCGAGGTGCGGTACGGCGGCCACGACGCCGGGCGTCCGGTGGCGGACGGCGGCGGGGCGGCCGTCGTCGACCTGGGGCGGATGAACGCCGTCGCCCACGACCCGCACCGGCGGGCCTTCATGGTCGAGGCCGGGGCGCGGCTCACGGACGTGCGGCGCACCCTGTACGAGGGCTGGGGCGTCACGCTCCCCGCAGCGGGCCCGGGCCACGGCGGCGTCGTCGGACAGGTCACGGCCGGCGGCCCCGGCGCCCTCACCCGCTCCTTCGGCTTCGCGGCCGACCACCTCCTCGCGATCGAGGTCGTGGTCGTCGACGTGTTCGGCACCGCCCGCGCCGTCGTCGCGAGCCGCGAACGCAACGACCCGCACCGCGACCTGTGGTGGGCCCACACCGGCGGCGGCGCAAGTTTCGGTGTCGTCACCCGATGCTGGTTCCGCTCTCCGGACGCCGGCGGATCCGACCCCACGACCCTGCTGCCCCGCCCGCCGGGCACCCTCCTCGCCCACACCCTGGCGCTCCCGCGCGCGACCACCGACCGCGCCAGCTTCCGCCGTCTCGTCCGCAACCACGGGGACTGGCACGAGCAGCACGCCGACGCCGACTCCCCTTACGCGGCGCTGCACAGCAGCCTCGTCCTGCCCGGAGGGGACACGGACGCGGCCGCGGTCGTCCGCACCCGCTTCGACGCCACCCTGCCCGACGCGCGCGGCCTGCTGCGCCGCTACGCCGACGAGCTCACCGACGGCCTCGACCCCGGCACGCTCACCGAAGAACTGATCGTCGTCCCCTGGCAGTCGGCGCCGGACACGGACCGGGACGGCGGCGCGCACGGCGGACCCACCAAGTCGGCCTGGCTGCGGCGCGGACTCGACGACGCGCAGATCGACGCCCTGCACCGGCACCTCACGGCCCCCGGCGCCCACGGCGCGCCGACCGTGACGCTGGGCTCCGGCGGCGGCCGCGCCAACACACGGCCCACGTTCGCCACCGCCGGCGCGCACCGCGACGCCGTCCTGGCGGCGGAGTTCACCGTCGACGGCCGGCCCTCGGACGACGCCGTCGACCGGCTGCGCCGCCTGTACCGGGACGTGTTCGCCGCGACCGGTGGTGTGCCCGTGCCCGGAGCGGGCGGCAACGACGGCTGCCTCGCCGGACACCCGGACCCCGACCTCACCGACCCCCGGTGGAACACCTCGGGCGTGCCCTGGCACCGCCTCTACTACAAGGACAACTACCGCCGTCTGCAACGCGCGAAGGCCCGCTGGGACCCGCGCGGCCTGTTCGGGCAGGGCCTCGGCATCCGCCCCGCCTAAACGGCCGCGGGCCGGAGCTCACCGTCAGATCCGGCCGAGCTCCCGCATCAGCCTGAGCTCCAGGACACTCAGCGGCACCTCGGGGCACAGCTGTTCCGGGTGCCCCGCCGGCGGCCCCTGGAGGGCGGGGCCGGGCGGATCGGTCCGGCCCGTCTCGACGGCCAACTGGCCCATCTCGCCCGCCAGATGGACCGTGCCCATGGCGACGAGCCCCTTCCAGGTCTGCCGCAGCAGACGGTAGTGCCAACGCCGGTACGCGCTCACGCCGACTCCCTCGCTCCGTGGACAGGTCGTCCGTGACGCTCTCAGGGATCGGTCGACGACGGGTCGACGACCGCTGGACGACGGGTGGAGGACCGCTCGCGCCGCACGGGTCCCGCCCTCCGGCGCCTCCCGGCGGTTCCTGAGGCGGGGATCGAGCGGCTTTCGAACCTTTCTCGAGCACCGGCGCACAGCTTGGTGAGCGACAGCCCGTCAACCCGTCGAAGGGGGCCGCTCGCCGTGCCGCGCTTCACGTACCCGGAACTGCCGCTGGACGGACTGCTGCGCCGTGCCGCCGCACGCGCCCCGCACTCCGCCGCCCTCACCACCGGACCGCACACCGTCACCTACGGGGAGCTCGACGCCCGCGCCGACCGCATCGCCCGGGGCCTCGCCCGGCTCGCCGGCGGCCCGGGCGCCGTCGTCGGCGTCGCCCACACCCTCGACACGGTGTTCCCCGCCGCCTACTACGGCGCGAGCCGCAGCGGCGCGACCGTCGCCCTGATCAATCCGCTGGTCAACGAGCACGCCCTGCACCACGTGTGCGCCGCCGCCGGGATCGAGGTCGCCGTCGTGCCGAGGTCCACCGCCGAACAGCTGACCAAGCTGCGCGAGCGGCTTCCCCTGCTGCACACCGTCCTGGTCACCGACGCCGACGACGGCGTGGTCCCGGGGGACACGGTGCCGCTGCACGTCGCCCTCGACGGCGTGCCCGACGACCCGTTCGAGCCGGCGGGCCCGGCCCCGGACCCGGGAGCGGTGGCCTGCCTGCAGTTCACGACCGGCACCACAGGACGCTCCAAGGGCGTACGGCTCACCCACCGCAACCTCGTCGCCAACGCCACGCAGACCGCCCTGGCCCACCGCCTCGACGCCGCCTCGGTCACCCTCAACCACCTGCCGCTGTTCCACGTGATGCACCTGAACTCGGCCGTGAGCGCGGGTGCCTCGCAGATCCTGTGCCCCGACCCCGACCCGGTGGCCTCGCTCGCCGTGGCCGCACGCGAGGGCTGCACCCACTACTACGGGCTCCCGGCCCGGCTGCACCGGCTGGCCGGCGACCCGCGCCTGGCCGACGGCCCGGAGGGTGTCCCGGCCGGGCCCCGCCTGAAGGCCGTCCTGTCCGGCGGTACCGCGCTGTCCCCCGAGGCCGCGAGCCGGCTTCGGGCCGCCCTCGGCGTCCCCGTCGTCCAGGGCTACGGACTCGCCGAACTCTCCCCGCTCTCCCACACCCAGAGCTTCGGCGACGATGCGGTGCGCGGCGCCGTCGGCCGGGCGCTGCCCGGGACCGAGTGCCGCGTCGTCGACCTCGGTTCACGGGAGCCGGTGCCGGTATGGGCCTCCGGCGAGGTGCAGGTGCGCGGCCCGCAGGTCATGGCCGGCTACCTGGACGACGACGAGCCGTCCCGGATCGACGCCGACGGCTGGTTCTCCACGGGAGACATCGGCTACCTCGACGAGGACGGCCGCCTGTACCTGGTCGACCGGCTCGGCGACGTCTTCAAGCACGACAACGAACTCGTGTCGCCGACCGCCGTCGAGCGCGTCATCGAGGACGACCCGCGCGTCGCCGAGTGCGTCGTCGTCGGCCGGCCCGACCCCGTGCACGGCGCCACGGTGTGGGCCGGAATCGTCCTGCGCGACCCGGAGCCCGGGACCCGCGACGCCGTCCTCGCGTCCGTCGCCGAACGGGCCAACCGGCGCCTCGCCGTCTTCGAGCGCATCCACACCGCCGAGGCCCTCGACGCCGTGCCGCGCACCCCCACCGGAAAGCCCGAACGCCGCGTCCTGCGCCGCCGGCTGTCCGTCTGACCCACCTCTTCCCACCCCCCACCCCGCACGTCCCGCGTACGCCTGACAGGAGACCCGACATGGTGACTTTCGTGAACAAGCTGACCGTCCACGGCGACGTCGAGGAGTTCCTCGCCGCCAAGGACCGTGTCACGGCCTACATGAGCGCCCAGCCCGGCTACCTCGGTCACCAGACGCTGCGCCTGTGCGGCGGCGAGCCCGTCTTCCTCGAGCTCGCCCAGTGGCAGGACGCCGCCGCCCACCGCGCCGCCGTCACCCACCCCGACTTCCAGGCGCTCGTCGGCGGACTGCGCGGCCTTGCCACCCCCGAGCCCGGCCTGTACGAGCTGCTGGCCGACCGCAGCAGCACCCCCGCCGAGCCGGTCACGGCCGGCGCCCGATGAGCCCCGGCACCGAGGTCCTCGTCGTCGGCGCCGGGCCCGTCGGCCTCACGGCGGCCCACGAACTGGCCCGCCGGGGTCTGCGGGTGCGCCTCGTCGACGCCGCCTCGGGCCCCTCCCGCACCAGCCGCGCGGTCGCCGTCCACCCGCGCACCCTGGAGACGTTCGACCAGATGGGGACGGTCGACGGCATCCTCGAACACGGCCGCCCCAACCGGGCGTTCACGATGTACGCCGGCGGACGCCGCCTCGTGCGCCTGGAGGCCGACTACGCGTCGATGCCGACCCGCCACCCCTACAGCGTCATCATCGGGCAGACCCGCACCGAGGCCGTCCTGCGCGACGCCGTCTCCCGGCTCGGCACCGAGGTCGAATGGGGCGTACGCCTGACCGGCTTCGAGCAGGACGCGGACGGCGTCCGGGTGCGGCTGCGCCACGGCGACGGCACCGAGGAACAGTGCACGGTGCCCTGGCTGGTCGGCTGCGACGGCGGCCACAGCACGGTCCGCAGGACGCTCGGGCTGCCCCTGCTCGGCGAGAGCCGCGACACGTGGATGCTCGCCGACGCCCCCGTCCGCACCGACCTGCCGCCCGACAGCATCTACTGGGTGCACACCGGCGGCCAGGCCCTGATGATGGTCCCCTACGCGGACCAGGGGCGCTGGAGGCTGCTCGACACGGCCCCCGACACCCCCGACGCGACCGGCGCCGCCGACCGGTTCACCGCCAAGCTCTCCCGGGGCCTCGGCACCGACGTACGGGTCGGCGAACCCGAGTGGACCTCCGTGTTCACGTTCCAGCAGCGCATGGTGCCGCGCATGCACGAGGGCCGGGTGTTCGTCGCGGGCGACGCCGCCCACGTGCACAGCCCCGCCTCCGGCCAGGGCATGAACACCGGCATCCAGGAGGCGTACAACCTCGCCTGGAAACTGGCCGCGGTCCAACAGGGCCACGCGGGAGCGCGGTTGCTCGACACCTACGGCGACGAACGCGTCCCCGTCGGCAAGGCGCTGCTCGGCTCCACCCGCACGGCCACCGCGCTGGTCCAGTTCCGCAACGCGCTGGCGGGCGTGGCCCTCCCGGTCGTCTTCTCCGTCGTCCGCGCCCTGCCCGCCCTGCGCCGGGCCATCCAGCGCAAGGTCCTGGGCGGCATGTCCGGCCTGCGCCTCGACTACGCCGACTCCCCGCTGACCACCGGCGCCGGACCCGAACCCGTCCCCGTCGCCACCCCCGTCGCGGCGCCCGTCATGGTGCCGCGCCGGCGCCACGTGCCCGCGCCCGGCGAACGCGTCGCCGGCGCCGCCCGCGTCAGCGACGCCCTCGTGCGCGAACTGCGCGACGTGCGCTGGACCCTGCTCGTCGCCCCCGGCGGCCACGACCCGTCGGGCCGGCCCGTGCGCGCCGCGCAGCAGGCCGCCGACCGGTACGGGGCCTGGCTGTCCGTGCGCTCCGTGGGCGGCAGCGGCGCCGGGCCCGCACCGCTGCCCGACCCCGACGGCGCCCTGTGCGCCGCGCTGGGCCTCACCGCCGACGGCTGGGCGCTCGTCCGCCCCGACGGCTACCTCGCCGCGCGCGGCGAGTACCTGACCCCGGCCGCGCTGGACGCCGCCCTGGCCCCCGCCCACCCGGTTCCCGCCGGACCTGAGGCGCCCCTCGAGCGCGGCTCCGGTGCCCTTCGAGCCGTTCAGGACAGGGTCGATACCGGCGTACAGGGCGGGCGGGCCGTCCCGGGCCGCCCCCTGAGCAGGAAGTGAGGGACTGGACATGGCCGTTGAGCGAGTGCACCGCACGACGCACGAGGTGACGGTGGCCGCGCCCGCGGGTGTGGTCTACGGACTGATCTCCGACGCGGTCCGCTGGCCGCTGTTCTTCCCGCCCAACGTGCACGTGGAGCAGCTGGAGTTCGACGGCGACAGCGAACGGCTGCGCATGTGGGCCGTCGCCAACGACGAGGTCAGGTCCTGGACCTCGCGCCGCCTCCTGGACCCGGGCCGCCGGCGCGTCGAGTTCCGCCAGGAGCTGCCCGCCCGGCCCGTCCAGTCCATGGGCGGTACATGGATCGTCGACGCGCTCGGCGCCGACCGGTCGCGGCTGACCCTGCTGCACGAGTTCACCGTCGCCGACGACGACGCCGACGACGTGGCCTGGGTGCGGCGGGCCACGGACACCAACAGCCGCTCGGAACTGGACAACCTGCGCCGCCTCGCCGAGCGCTGGGGCCGCCTGGACGAACTGGTCCTGTCGTTCGAGGACTCCGTGCGCGTGAACGGCCCCGCCGAACTCGTCTACGACTTCCTCTACCGGATCGGCGACTGGCCCGAGCTGGTGCCGCACGTCTCCCGGCTCGACTTCACGGAGGACGAGCCCGGTGTGCAGGTCATGTCGATGGACACCCGCACCGCCGACGGCGGCACGCACACGACCGAGTCGGTCCGCGTCTGCTTCCCGCACGCCGGACGCATCGTCTACAAGCAGACGGCGACCCCGCTGCTGATGTCGGCGCACACCGGCGAATGGTCCGTCGTCCCCGACGAGACGGGCGTGACGGTCTCCTCCCAGCACAGCGTCGTGCTGCGCGAGGAGAACATCACGCGCGTCCTGGGCGAGGACGCGGACGTCGCCCGGGCCCGCCGCTACGTCCGCGAGGCGCTCGGCCGCAACAGCACGGCCACCCTCGAACTCGCCAAGCGGCACGCGGAGAGCGCGGTCACCGTCCTGTGAACGCGTCGTCCGTCCTCGACGCGCCCCCGGCGCCCCGGCCGGGCCCGCCCCCGCAGGAGCCCCTCGACGGGACCGAGCGCGCCGCCCGCCTCGAGCGGCTCCTCGGCGACCCCCACGACCCGCACAATCCGCACGGCTACCGGGCCCTGCTCGCCGCCGACGAGGCGCGCCGCACCCCGGAGGCCACCGAGGCGCTGCTGTCCGACGTGGGCCTGGGCGCCGAGTTCGTCCCCCGCGGCCTCGGCGGCCGGCTCGCCCGCCCGGACGTGCTCGCCCGTGTCCTGCGGCCGGTGTTCCGGCGGGACGTCGCGCTCGGCTTCGGCCACGGGATCACCTCCCTGTTCGGTGCCTCCGCCGTCTGGGCGGCCGGTGACGAGCGCCAGCGCGCGCACACCGCGCGCCTGCTCCTCCAGGGCGGCGGCGGGCGGGTCACGATCGTGCACCACGAACTCGCGCACGCCAACGCGATCCTGCGCGACGAGTTCACGGCGCGCTCCGCCGTCGGCGGCGGCTTCGTGCTCGGCGGCCGCAAGGACGTCGTCATCAACGCCGACCGCGCGGACGCGCTCGTCATGTACGCCCGCACGGCGACCACGGCCGGCTCACGAAGTCACTCCGTGCTGCTGCTCGATCCCGAGCGGCTCCCGCCGGGCGGCCTGCGCAGGCTGCCGCGCGTTCCCACCCCCGGAATGCGCGGCAGCCACTTCTCCGGGCTGGAGTTCGCCGACTGCCCGGCCCCCGCGGACGCGCTCGTCGGGGACGTCGGCGACGGCGTCCCCCTCGCACTGCGCACCTACATGGTCAACCGCTGCCTCATCCCCGGCACCGTCGTCGCCGGGGTGGACAGCGCCCTGCGGTTCGCGGTGCGCGCCGCCACGGCCGGGCGCGAGGGCGGACAGCCGGCCCGGCGCCATCACAAGGCGCTCGCCGGGGTCTTCGCCGACCTGCTGGCCTGCGACAGCATGGCCGTCACCGGGCTGCGGTCCCTGAGCCTGCTGCCCGACAGCGCCCATCTGACCGCGGCGGCGGTCAAGCTGACCATGCCGGACCTGCTGCGCGAGGACCTCGAGGAACTGGCCACCGTTCTCGGCGCCCGCGGCTACGACCGGGGACCCGCGTACGGCGGCTTCCAGAAGCTCGTGCGGGACCTGCCCGTCGCCGGGCTCGGCCACGCCGGGAACGCGGCCTGCCGGGCCGTGCTCGTGCCGAGGCTGCGCGCCCTGGCCCGCACCTCGTGGTTCGCCACCGAGGAACCGACCGCGCGGCTGTTCCTGCTGACCGCGCCCGTCCCGCCCCTCGACTACCGCAAGCTGTCCCTGACCGGCGGCGACGACGTGCTGACCGCCGCCCTGATCGGTGTCGCGCACCGGCTGGGACCGCTGCGCGGCGGCGGCCCGGCCTGGGCCGCGCTCGCCGACCTCGCCGACGCCTTCGTCCAGGAGACGAGGGCCCTGCGCGAGCAGTGCGCCGCGCTGCCGGAGTCGG
This sequence is a window from Streptomyces xanthii. Protein-coding genes within it:
- a CDS encoding LLM class flavin-dependent oxidoreductase; its protein translation is MKFGVNFFPVIDPAKKSASTYYDESLRLVELAEALDFEHVQTVEHYGSPYGGYSPDPVVFLTAAAARTSRIRLVTGAVIASFAHPVQTAARLALLDNLSHGRLDVGFGRGFLPDEFELFGVPMEESRTRFTEVVDACTALWSGEEVRFEGEVHRFGPVTGFPRPHQHPHPPVFVASATSAESCALAGARGHHLQVVPSVTSREQLIGMTTAYRAARSAAGHEGPGRIQIKYTCYLGEDREVALADARTNERNYVEMMAGAVASWAEARSEQYPGYEKFVEKARAYDFDKALADHKVLAGTPADVRAQIETIRGWYGADICLSLQFNPGHVPYERAERAMELFAAEVAPAFTESHDGAPVPAAVAA
- a CDS encoding phosphopantetheine-binding protein; the protein is MENGGKHDVPAAADPLTRQLLRQMVAGAMQLDPSELPDDQGDLVDHGLDSINTMRLISAWHRRGIEVGFPELMARPTLGHWWDLISRSDPAQHLEAAPTAP
- a CDS encoding AfsR/SARP family transcriptional regulator yields the protein MKIQVLGPLSAAVNGMSIVPTAAKPRQILALLALYPGRVVPVPTLMEEVWGTELPQSALTTLQTYILQLRRRLGTAMGPGVPGAAKDVLATRHGGYLLQVPSDAVDVHEYERLVGEAQQASDEGEDEKAAATYRQALGLWEGPALVDVRVGPILTIEVMRLEESRLVTRERRIDADLRLGRHVEVIAELTDLIARHPQHEGLHSQAMVALYRSGRQASALDVYQRLRRRLIEELGVEPAPQLQRLHQAMLAVDPQLDVMSGPRRSSTFDLYAA
- a CDS encoding thioesterase II family protein, with the translated sequence MDVRLYCFAHAGAGVSGFGRWPRRCGPGVEVVPVLLPGRDSRRHETRPTGRRALLDALFDDIAAAASDGPYVFYGHSLGGMVAHTLTRALLDAGLPGPRLLAVGACPAPHTVRPPAASDDDISDEQLLRFVGDVGSAPGGTLAEPDSVWHRAVLPVLRDDLRLARSLRAAALDAPGRLPVPVLAVGGSHDPVVTPQALDAWRQWTDGTFVRRTVPGDHFFVRGPELPRLVGRACRVVARIDAAAAPTPLGAP
- a CDS encoding FAD-dependent monooxygenase, with product MTRAQNTDVCVVGAGPAGLALSLMLLRSGVAVTLLEKSRSFARDFHGEILQPGGQRILDELGVLDAARSRGDRALRGFQVLERDRLLLDIDYTRLDAPYGRLLALPQRHLLETLLAACRTQPGFTYRDGHRLSTLTEEDGRRTGAVAKGPDGRPLTVRARVVVGADGRFSRTRALAGIDAGRTETFDQDLVWCSVPAPGRTTRHVRVHRAEGTAVLVHDTHPDRIRIGWTLPHRSWPAVAERGIGAVKDRLAAAVPEFADLVTEHLTGLSDLKLLDVFAARAPRWSRDGLVLLGDSAHTHGPLGAQGVNLALQDAAALHPVLVEALRAGDTSHARLARFQELRAPAADAVTRAQRLQAKAFFGTAGRAATLARAAAAHLVTRTPIGARITAKVAYGAAPVHVRTDLFTHPEPVPTGTGAADPARHASRAVHARKVHDDHRS
- a CDS encoding FAD-binding oxidoreductase, with protein sequence MTTAPSVPRPVTRPTAPAPSSFPALVTTTQVVRAVADAARRRQRVEVRYGGHDAGRPVADGGGAAVVDLGRMNAVAHDPHRRAFMVEAGARLTDVRRTLYEGWGVTLPAAGPGHGGVVGQVTAGGPGALTRSFGFAADHLLAIEVVVVDVFGTARAVVASRERNDPHRDLWWAHTGGGASFGVVTRCWFRSPDAGGSDPTTLLPRPPGTLLAHTLALPRATTDRASFRRLVRNHGDWHEQHADADSPYAALHSSLVLPGGDTDAAAVVRTRFDATLPDARGLLRRYADELTDGLDPGTLTEELIVVPWQSAPDTDRDGGAHGGPTKSAWLRRGLDDAQIDALHRHLTAPGAHGAPTVTLGSGGGRANTRPTFATAGAHRDAVLAAEFTVDGRPSDDAVDRLRRLYRDVFAATGGVPVPGAGGNDGCLAGHPDPDLTDPRWNTSGVPWHRLYYKDNYRRLQRAKARWDPRGLFGQGLGIRPA
- a CDS encoding DUF6059 family protein, yielding MSAYRRWHYRLLRQTWKGLVAMGTVHLAGEMGQLAVETGRTDPPGPALQGPPAGHPEQLCPEVPLSVLELRLMRELGRI
- a CDS encoding class I adenylate-forming enzyme family protein — translated: MPRFTYPELPLDGLLRRAAARAPHSAALTTGPHTVTYGELDARADRIARGLARLAGGPGAVVGVAHTLDTVFPAAYYGASRSGATVALINPLVNEHALHHVCAAAGIEVAVVPRSTAEQLTKLRERLPLLHTVLVTDADDGVVPGDTVPLHVALDGVPDDPFEPAGPAPDPGAVACLQFTTGTTGRSKGVRLTHRNLVANATQTALAHRLDAASVTLNHLPLFHVMHLNSAVSAGASQILCPDPDPVASLAVAAREGCTHYYGLPARLHRLAGDPRLADGPEGVPAGPRLKAVLSGGTALSPEAASRLRAALGVPVVQGYGLAELSPLSHTQSFGDDAVRGAVGRALPGTECRVVDLGSREPVPVWASGEVQVRGPQVMAGYLDDDEPSRIDADGWFSTGDIGYLDEDGRLYLVDRLGDVFKHDNELVSPTAVERVIEDDPRVAECVVVGRPDPVHGATVWAGIVLRDPEPGTRDAVLASVAERANRRLAVFERIHTAEALDAVPRTPTGKPERRVLRRRLSV